In a genomic window of Helianthus annuus cultivar XRQ/B chromosome 10, HanXRQr2.0-SUNRISE, whole genome shotgun sequence:
- the LOC110882183 gene encoding uncharacterized protein LOC110882183 — translation METIIDISGCAKEDVVMFVSQPFKGDALTWWKALVQSTGKVHLYNLSWEKFVDLVKDTYCLQHEVEGIETDFLTLVMKDLDCRSYVTSFNSMSRLVPYLVTPESKRIARFIGGLAPEVKGNIKASKPATYRSAVDLSLSLTLDVVRSRAKKTTKEGMRKRVDDQSSQSNKKSKGNSGSKKGQSGDKPRCKTCHKRHFGKCNRDPQAKPCGICKKKGHKSVECRNIKDATCYGCNEKGHIKTNCPKNVKKPKEAKKNNARVFQMQAREAVNDDNVITEVGEAQLLGPEIVLEKTDKIVQIRDRLKAARDRQKTYADKRRKPLKF, via the exons atggagaCTATAATAGACATTAGCGGTTGCGCTAAGGAGGATGTGGTCATGTTTGTATCCCAACCGTTTAAGGGCGATGCCCTCACATGGTGGAAGGCGCTAGTACAGTCCACCGGGAAAGTTCATTTGTACAATCTCTCGTGGGAGAAGTTTGTTGATTTGGTGAAGGACACTTACTGTCTTCAGCACGAAGTAGAGGGGATAGAGACTGATTTCCTCACCCTTGTGATGAAGGATCTAGAttgtagatcctatgtgactagTTTCAATTCCATGTCAAGGCTGGTACCGTATCTAGTCACTCCTGAGtccaaacgcattgcgcgtttcattgGTGGTCTGGCCCCTGAAGTGAAGGGGAATATAAAGGCTTCTAAGCCAGCCACTTATAGATCCGCTGTGGATCTATCATTGTCCCTCACATTGGATGTTGTGAGGAGTCGGGCGAAGAAGACTACTAAAGAGGGAATGAGGAAAAGAGTGGATGATCAGTCTTCTCAATCAAACAAAAAGAGCAAAGGGAACTCTGGTTCCAAGAAGGGGCAATCAGGTGATAAGCCCAGGTGCAAGACTTGCCACAAAaggcactttggaaagtgcaatCGGGACCCACAAGCCAAACCCTGTGGGATCTGCAAAAAGAAGGGGCACAAGTCTGTTGAGTGCCGGAATATTAAGGATGcgacctgttatggttgcaatgaaaaggggcatattaaAACCAACTGCCCCAAGAACGTAAAGAAGCCTAAAGAGGCAAAGAAGAACAATGCCAGAGTGTTCCAGATGCAAGCAAGGGAAGCGGTGAATGACGAtaacgtcataacag aagtaggagaagctcagttattAGGACCCGAGATAGTCCTTGAGaaaacggacaagattgtccaaatccGTGATCGCCTGAAAGCAGCCAGAGATAGACAGAAGACTTATGCCGATAAGAGgcgtaaacctctaaagttttAG